A single region of the Liolophura sinensis isolate JHLJ2023 chromosome 9, CUHK_Ljap_v2, whole genome shotgun sequence genome encodes:
- the LOC135474915 gene encoding LOW QUALITY PROTEIN: GATA zinc finger domain-containing protein 14-like (The sequence of the model RefSeq protein was modified relative to this genomic sequence to represent the inferred CDS: substituted 1 base at 1 genomic stop codon) → MESQKNSSQNDISSNDAPQNNELQNDDSQNNASKNAASQNDDSQNIESQNNGSQNDTSQNNESQNNASQNNASQINGSQNYASQDDNSQNYVSQNNNDALQKDASQNYVSQSNDSQNDVSQTSALQNDALQNNVSQNDDSKNYASQNNASQNNASQNDDSQSYASQSNDSQNDNNASQDDDSHRYASQSNYSQNDASQNYAAQNNESQNRASQKYESLNDASQNHAYNAISQNNASQNNASQSNVSQNDVSQKDASQNDTSQNNVSQDNVSHNDTSQNDASQNNVSQNDVSQSNVYQNDASHNSMSQNDVSQNIESQSNASQNDDSQNDASQNNVSQNYAXQNKVSQNNVSQNYVSQNNESQNDASQNNV, encoded by the exons ATGGAATCACAGAAGAATTCATCACAAAACGATATATCATCAAACGATGCACCACAGAACAATGAATTACAGAATGATGATTCACAGAACAATGCCTCAAAGAACGCTGCATCACAGAATGATGATTCACAGAACATTGAATCACAGAACAATGGATCACAGAACGATACATCACAAAACAATGAATCACAGAACAACGCATCACAGAACAATGCATCCCAGATCAATGGTTCACAGAACTATGCATCACAAGACGATAATTCACAGAACTATGTATCACAGAACAAT AACGATGCATTACAGAAAGATGCATCACAGAACTATGTATCACAGAGCAACGACTCACAGAATGATGTATCACAGACCAGTGCATTACAAAACGATGCATTACAGAACAATGTATCACAGAACGATGATTCAAAGAACTATGCATCGCAGAACAATGCATCACAGAACAATGCATCACAGAACGATGATTCACAGAGCTATGCATCACAGAGCAATGATTCACAGAATGAT AATAATGCATCACAGGACGATGATTCACACCGCTATGCATCACAGAGCAATTATTCACAGAACGATGCATCACAGAACTATGCGGCACAGAACAATGAATCACAGAACCGTGCATCGCAGAAGTATGAATCTCTAAATGATGCGTCACAGAACCATGCGTACAACGCTATATCACAGAACAATGCATCACAAAACAATGCATCACAGAGCAATGTATCACAGAACGATGTATCACAAAAAGATGCATCACAGAATGATACATCACAGAACAATGTATCACAGGACAATGTATCACATAACGATACATCACAGAATGACGCATCACAGAACAATGTATCACAGAACGATGTATCACAGAGCAATGTATATCAGAACGATGCATCACACAACAGTATGTCACAGAACGATGTATCACAGAACATTGAATCACAGAGCAATGCATCACAGAACGATGATTCACAGAACGATGCATCACAGAACAATGTATCACAGAACTATGCATAGcaaaacaaggtatctcagaaCAATGTATCACAGAACTATGTATCACAGAACAATGAATCACAGAACGATGCATCACAGAACAATGTATAA